A stretch of DNA from Microbacterium sp. LWS13-1.2:
CTCGTCTTCGTGGTCGCGAACCTCGTCGTCGACCTCGTCTACCCCCTCATCGACCGCCGCATCACGCTCGCCCGCACGGCGTTCGTCGCAGCCTGACAGGAGCAGTCATGACCGTCGAGAACGTGCTCTCCCCGCCCGCGCGCACCCTGGAGCCGCACGACCCGTTCGTCGCGTCGATCGTCGACCCCGACGCCGATCCGTCGGGCGGCCCGCTCGCGGCGGCCCTCGATGAAGAGCGAACGGATGCCGCCACCCGCCGGTCTGCGCTGAAGCCGGTCATCGCGCTGCTGAAGCAGCCGACCCTGGTCGTGTCGATCCTCGTGCTCGCGCTCGTGACGCTGTGGGCGCTGGTGCCGTCGTGGTTCACGGCCTGGGATCCCAACGTGGGAATCCCCCAGGATCGGCTGCTTCCGCCGAGCCCCGAGCACGTCTTCGGGACCGACAACCTCGGTCGCGACCTCTACGCCCGCGTCGTCTACGGCGCGTCGACGTCGCTGGCCGCGACCTCCGTTGCCGTCATCGTCGGCCTCGCCGTCGGGTCGCTGTTCGGCCTGCTCGCCGGGTTCCTCCGCGGGTTCGTGGACGACGCGATCATGCGCTTCATGGACGTGCTGCTCGCGATCCCTAGCCTGCTCCTGTCGCTGGCGCTCATCACCGCGCTCGGCTTCGGCACGCTCAACGTCGCGATCGCGGTCGGACTCGCGAGCATCGCCTCCTTCTCCCGGGTCATGCGCGCCGAGGTGCTGCAGATCGCCACCGCCGTCTACGTCGAGGCCGCCCGCGTCTCGGGCGTGCGCTGGTACACCGTGCTGCGCCGTCATGTGCTGCCCAACGCATCCGGCCCGGTGGTGGCGCTGGCCGCCCTCGAGTTCGGCGTGATGGTGCTCGCGATCTCGTCACTGTCGTTCCTCGGCTTCGGCGCGCCGCCGCCCACCCCCGAGTGGGGATCGCTCGTGGCGGGCGGACGCGACTACCTCGCCGTGGCGTGGTGGCTCACGACACTGCCGGGCCTCGTGATCGTCACCGTCGTGCTGTCGGCCAACCGCATCTCGCGCGCCCTCGAGCGCAATGGAGGAATCCGATGACCGCACTCCTGGAGGTCTCGAACCTGTCGGTCTCGTACACGCTGGGCGGGCAGCCGCGCCCGGCCGTCCGCGACGTGAGTTTCACCGTCGACCGCGGCGAGGTCGTGGCGATCGTGGGCGAATCGGGCTCGGGCAAGAGTACGACCGCGCACGCGGTCATCCACCTGCTCGCCTCGAACGCCTCGGTCGACGCCGGCTCGATCGTCTTCGACGGCACCGACCTGACCGGGCTCTCGCGCCGGGCCTGGCGTGAGGTGCGCGGGCGCGGGATCGGGCTCATCCCGCAGGATCCTACGACGAGCCTCAACCCGGTCAAGCGCGTCGGACGCCAGGTGGGCGAGCCGCTCGTCATCCACGGGCTGGCCACCCGCCGAGGCGCTGACGCACGGGCCGTCGAGCTGCTGCGCCTCGCCGGGATCGGTGAGCCCGAAGCCCGCGCCAAGCAGTTCCCGCACCAGTTCTCGGGCGGCATGAAGCAGCGCGCGCTCATCGCGACGGCACTGGCGGCCGAGCCGCAGCTCGTGATCGCGGACGAGCCGACCAGCGCCCTCGACGTCACGGTGCAGAAGCAGATCCTCGATCACATCGACGCCCTGGCGTCGACGCTCGGGACCGCCGTGCTGCTCATCACGCACGACCTCGGCGTCGCCGCAGACCGCGCCGACCGCATCATCGTGATGCAGAACGGCGAGATCGTCGAGACGGGTCCGGCGCGCGAGGTGCTCGAAGACCCGCAACATCCCTACACGCGCGCGCTCATCGCCGCGGCACCGGGGCTGCGCGGCGCTGCTGCTCGGGTGAGCGAGCGACCCCTTCGGACGGAACAGGATGACGCGACCCCGGCGCTCCTCGAGGTGGCGGGTCTGCGCAAGGAATTCTCT
This window harbors:
- a CDS encoding ABC transporter permease → MTVENVLSPPARTLEPHDPFVASIVDPDADPSGGPLAAALDEERTDAATRRSALKPVIALLKQPTLVVSILVLALVTLWALVPSWFTAWDPNVGIPQDRLLPPSPEHVFGTDNLGRDLYARVVYGASTSLAATSVAVIVGLAVGSLFGLLAGFLRGFVDDAIMRFMDVLLAIPSLLLSLALITALGFGTLNVAIAVGLASIASFSRVMRAEVLQIATAVYVEAARVSGVRWYTVLRRHVLPNASGPVVALAALEFGVMVLAISSLSFLGFGAPPPTPEWGSLVAGGRDYLAVAWWLTTLPGLVIVTVVLSANRISRALERNGGIR
- a CDS encoding ABC transporter ATP-binding protein encodes the protein MTALLEVSNLSVSYTLGGQPRPAVRDVSFTVDRGEVVAIVGESGSGKSTTAHAVIHLLASNASVDAGSIVFDGTDLTGLSRRAWREVRGRGIGLIPQDPTTSLNPVKRVGRQVGEPLVIHGLATRRGADARAVELLRLAGIGEPEARAKQFPHQFSGGMKQRALIATALAAEPQLVIADEPTSALDVTVQKQILDHIDALASTLGTAVLLITHDLGVAADRADRIIVMQNGEIVETGPAREVLEDPQHPYTRALIAAAPGLRGAAARVSERPLRTEQDDATPALLEVAGLRKEFSLPGRGKLVAVDDVSFRVDSGETLAIVGESGSGKSTTARLALRLEKPSAGSIRFDGEDLVAAGREELRALRRRFQLVYQSPFASLDPRFTIAEVIDEPLRAYGVDAAERARRVRELIDQVALPAGAASRRPAQLSGGQRQRVAIARALALRPDLVVLDEAVSALDVSVQAQILDLLAAVQRDSGVSYLFISHDLAVVREISDRVAVMQQGRVVEQGKTAQVLRTPREEYTRRLIEAIPGSTLSPRVLTEGAAA